The following are from one region of the Dermacentor albipictus isolate Rhodes 1998 colony chromosome 5, USDA_Dalb.pri_finalv2, whole genome shotgun sequence genome:
- the LOC135904001 gene encoding popeye domain-containing protein 3-like isoform X1 yields the protein MDLLLMSSPHPKTAMIANASAQAYTIRNISIPGLFGDTTCDVWKQPQHVLFQLANTCFCVSYLAPNGRYGILFLHALLILGFLLNSTWAWNVICAPDMFSWSFSFMILNMVQTMFLLYTMRQVKFPRELEDIYVLMFQPLQVPRLLFKKLVSLEYAQICNLHAGEAYAMQNLTKTDRLGLLIAGKVSVLTDHHFLHYIHPREFLDSPEFESTRSGVDDKFKVSILAVTPCRYLFWQRSNLEYLLIKEPQLATVVSLLIARDITSKLYAMNEKIVTEKGSHLDIRLPSVTGSMTYRGQLSSPSQGNSITCSPVNAYKYNEVYTSQQTLVRETKKRLRRSRKWQASSE from the exons ATGGATTTACTGCTCATGAG TTCGCCCCATCCAAAGACAGCCATGATAGCCAATGCAAGCGCCCAGGCGTACACTATACGCAACATTTCCATTCCGGGCCTTTTTGGAGACACAACGTGTGATGTTTGGAAACAACCACAGCATGTGCTATTTCAACTGGCCAACACCTGCTTCTGCGTATCCTATTTAGCACCCAATGGTCGTTATGGGATACTGTTTTTACACGCCCTTCTTATTCTAG GTTTTCTGCTTAATTCCACATGGGCATGGAATGTGATATGTGCTCCAGACATGTTCTCCTGGAGCTTCAGTTTCATGATACTCAACATGGTGCAAACCATGTTCCTTCTCTACACCATGAGGCAAGTCAAGTTTCCACGGGAATTGGAAGACATCTATGTCCTGATGTTCCAGCCTTTGCAA GTACCACGACTGCTGTTCAAGAAATTGGTGAGCTTGGAGTATGCCCAAATATGTAACCTTCATGCTGGAGAAGCTTATGCCATGCAAAACTTGACAAAGACAGATCGCCTGGGACTCTTGATCGCAGGAAA GGTCAGTGTGCTGACAGACCATCATTTTTTACATTACATACATCCCCGTGAGTTTCTGGATTCCCCTGAATTTGAGTCTACTCGGTCAGGTGTTGATGACAAATTTAAG GTGTCCATACTGGCTGTGACTCCTTGTCGATACCTGTTCTGGCAGCGCTCCAACCTGGAGTACTTGCTCATCAAGGAACCTCAGCTTGCAACGGTTGTGTCACTGCTGATTGCTAGAGACATCACTTCCAAGCTGTATGCTATGAACGAAAAG ATAGTCACAGAGAAGGGATCACATCTAGATATTCGCCTTCCAAGTGTGACTGGTTCAATGACTTATCGTGGACAGCTGTCATCACCGAGTCAAGGAAACTCGATCACTTGTTCTCCTGTGAATGCTTACAAGTACAATGAAG
- the LOC135904001 gene encoding popeye domain-containing protein 3-like isoform X2 — MDLLLMSSPHPKTAMIANASAQAYTIRNISIPGLFGDTTCDVWKQPQHVLFQLANTCFCVSYLAPNGRYGILFLHALLILGFLLNSTWAWNVICAPDMFSWSFSFMILNMVQTMFLLYTMRQVKFPRELEDIYVLMFQPLQVPRLLFKKLVSLEYAQICNLHAGEAYAMQNLTKTDRLGLLIAGKVSVLTDHHFLHYIHPREFLDSPEFESTRSGVDDKFKVSILAVTPCRYLFWQRSNLEYLLIKEPQLATVVSLLIARDITSKLYAMNEKMSQANSLKTKAKAAPLVCSLQTKAYLHVWNVHILDDFKLFWAGIHRN, encoded by the exons ATGGATTTACTGCTCATGAG TTCGCCCCATCCAAAGACAGCCATGATAGCCAATGCAAGCGCCCAGGCGTACACTATACGCAACATTTCCATTCCGGGCCTTTTTGGAGACACAACGTGTGATGTTTGGAAACAACCACAGCATGTGCTATTTCAACTGGCCAACACCTGCTTCTGCGTATCCTATTTAGCACCCAATGGTCGTTATGGGATACTGTTTTTACACGCCCTTCTTATTCTAG GTTTTCTGCTTAATTCCACATGGGCATGGAATGTGATATGTGCTCCAGACATGTTCTCCTGGAGCTTCAGTTTCATGATACTCAACATGGTGCAAACCATGTTCCTTCTCTACACCATGAGGCAAGTCAAGTTTCCACGGGAATTGGAAGACATCTATGTCCTGATGTTCCAGCCTTTGCAA GTACCACGACTGCTGTTCAAGAAATTGGTGAGCTTGGAGTATGCCCAAATATGTAACCTTCATGCTGGAGAAGCTTATGCCATGCAAAACTTGACAAAGACAGATCGCCTGGGACTCTTGATCGCAGGAAA GGTCAGTGTGCTGACAGACCATCATTTTTTACATTACATACATCCCCGTGAGTTTCTGGATTCCCCTGAATTTGAGTCTACTCGGTCAGGTGTTGATGACAAATTTAAG GTGTCCATACTGGCTGTGACTCCTTGTCGATACCTGTTCTGGCAGCGCTCCAACCTGGAGTACTTGCTCATCAAGGAACCTCAGCTTGCAACGGTTGTGTCACTGCTGATTGCTAGAGACATCACTTCCAAGCTGTATGCTATGAACGAAAAG ATGAGCCAAGCCAACTCACTGAAAACAAAGGCGAAGGCAGCACCACTTGTCTGCTCACTGcaaacgaaggcttatctgcacGT ATGGAATGTGCACATTTTGGATGACTTCAAGCTTTTTTGGGCAGGAATACACAGGAATTAA
- the LOC135904001 gene encoding popeye domain-containing protein 3-like isoform X3, whose amino-acid sequence MDLLLMSSPHPKTAMIANASAQAYTIRNISIPGLFGDTTCDVWKQPQHVLFQLANTCFCVSYLAPNGRYGILFLHALLILGFLLNSTWAWNVICAPDMFSWSFSFMILNMVQTMFLLYTMRQVKFPRELEDIYVLMFQPLQVPRLLFKKLVSLEYAQICNLHAGEAYAMQNLTKTDRLGLLIAGKVSVLTDHHFLHYIHPREFLDSPEFESTRSGVDDKFKVSILAVTPCRYLFWQRSNLEYLLIKEPQLATVVSLLIARDITSKLYAMNEKMECAHFG is encoded by the exons ATGGATTTACTGCTCATGAG TTCGCCCCATCCAAAGACAGCCATGATAGCCAATGCAAGCGCCCAGGCGTACACTATACGCAACATTTCCATTCCGGGCCTTTTTGGAGACACAACGTGTGATGTTTGGAAACAACCACAGCATGTGCTATTTCAACTGGCCAACACCTGCTTCTGCGTATCCTATTTAGCACCCAATGGTCGTTATGGGATACTGTTTTTACACGCCCTTCTTATTCTAG GTTTTCTGCTTAATTCCACATGGGCATGGAATGTGATATGTGCTCCAGACATGTTCTCCTGGAGCTTCAGTTTCATGATACTCAACATGGTGCAAACCATGTTCCTTCTCTACACCATGAGGCAAGTCAAGTTTCCACGGGAATTGGAAGACATCTATGTCCTGATGTTCCAGCCTTTGCAA GTACCACGACTGCTGTTCAAGAAATTGGTGAGCTTGGAGTATGCCCAAATATGTAACCTTCATGCTGGAGAAGCTTATGCCATGCAAAACTTGACAAAGACAGATCGCCTGGGACTCTTGATCGCAGGAAA GGTCAGTGTGCTGACAGACCATCATTTTTTACATTACATACATCCCCGTGAGTTTCTGGATTCCCCTGAATTTGAGTCTACTCGGTCAGGTGTTGATGACAAATTTAAG GTGTCCATACTGGCTGTGACTCCTTGTCGATACCTGTTCTGGCAGCGCTCCAACCTGGAGTACTTGCTCATCAAGGAACCTCAGCTTGCAACGGTTGTGTCACTGCTGATTGCTAGAGACATCACTTCCAAGCTGTATGCTATGAACGAAAAG ATGGAATGTGCACATTTTGGATGA